In the Topomyia yanbarensis strain Yona2022 chromosome 3, ASM3024719v1, whole genome shotgun sequence genome, one interval contains:
- the LOC131692119 gene encoding dipeptidase 1-like, with amino-acid sequence MTVFQTILGNKKLLVACIATAVITVCSIVIPVVVVKSYEDMFFNGRDVLDEVPLIDGHNDLPFNIYKLERNRLANFNLDSNLKLHPVWGQTNTSHTDLPRLRQGKLGAQFWVAYVRCADTQYMDAVARTLEQIDVAKRLIAKYPDDLKYVTTADGIIEAFGEKKIASLLVVEGGHSIDSRLAILRLFYELGVRYMTLTHSCNTPWADASPVDETNEPIQLNNLSEWGRNVIWEMNRLGMMVDISHVSYGVMRDVIKHSKAPVIFSHSSSHAVFKHHRNVQDDVLRELVINEGIVMVNFYPNFVGGNHIDDVVKHFNHIKSVTGPNYIGIGGDYDGVALTPEGLEDVSKYPELFDILARGKMKSGERFKPWSRQELRSLAGLNLLRVFRAVERVRDSMVAVAPYEDIIPFEEFEKAGVGDQPCMSNMGIHKE; translated from the exons ATGACTGTTTTTCAGACCA TTTTAGGCAACAAGAAATTACTGGTGGCATGCATAGCAACAGCTGTAATAACGGTATGTTCGATTGTTATCCCAGTAGTAGTGGTGAAATCCTACGAAGATATGTTCTTCAACGGCAGAGATGTGCTCGACGAAGTGCCATTGATTGATGG ACACAACGATCTTCCATTCAACATCTACAAATTGGAACGCAACCGGTTAGCAAATTTCAACTTGGATTCCAACCTAAAACTGCACCCAGTATGGGGCCAAACCAATACAAGTCACACAGATCTTCCGCGGTTACGTCAAGGCAAACTGGGAGCTCAATTCTGGGTTGCATATGTGAGGTGCGCCGATACGCAGTACATGGACGCTGTAGCTCGTACTCTAGAGCAAATCGACGTCGCTAAGCGACTCATTGCCAAGTATCCAGATGATCTCAAGTATGTTACGACGGCCGACGGGATCATCGAAGCATTTGGAGAGAAGAAGATTGCTTCCTTGCTAGTAGTCGAAGGTGGTCATTCCATCGATTCCAGGCTTGCCATACTGCGACTGTTCTATGAGCTCGGAGTTCGCTATATGACGTTGACGCATTCGTGCAACACACCTTGGGCTGACGCTTCCCCCGTCGATGAAACAAACGAACCCATTCAGTTGAACAATCTTTCCGAGTGGGGTCGTAATGTGATCTGGGAAATGAACCGACTCGGAATGATGGTCGATATATCGCATGTAAGCTACGGTGTGATGCGGGATGTCATCAAACACAGTAAGGCTCCGGTGATTTTCAGCCATTCGTCTTCACATGCCGTATTCAAACATCATCGAAATGTGCAGGATGATGTACTGCGTGAGCTGGTCATTAACGAAGGGATTGTGATGGTGAATTTTTACCCCAACTTTGTTGGTGGAAATCATATTGATGATGTTGTGA AACACTTCAACCACATTAAGTCGGTGACTGGTCCCAATTACATCGGAATTGGAGGCGACTACGACGGAGTTGCACTGACTCCTGAAGGGTTGGAAGATGTTTCCAAGTACCCGGAGCTGTTTGATATACTAGCACGCGGCAAGATGAAATCGGGTGAAAGGTTCAAACCCTGGTCCAGACAGGAGCTGCGAAGCTTGGCAGGTCTTAATTTGCTGCGAGTGTTTCGAGCCGTTGAACGAGTCCGCGATTCTATGGTTGCCGTAGCCCCCTACGAAGACATTATACCTTTCGAAGAGTTCGAAAAGGCTGGGGTTGGTGATCAACCATGCATGTCGAACATGGGAATACACAAAGAATAA
- the LOC131691667 gene encoding ATPase family gene 2 protein homolog B, whose product MLSPIPIDRQITPDSRQLFIAPQVCEISAELFNTSGRQLPVGAPVVCRFSNSDRQFLCKWFAPPDDHLRVHSVCYVDQSVELLSSLTAAAHKTEFEVLHVKDLLALGEEIYIFEKISVELRVDCTKLNLELTRDRRELAELVKDLIRTLYLSKNCIIRLDNFEDTNYGIVGVLVKSTLGQGSYGQIDSSTVLEIDDIIFTGHKSKRSTHLGGLSVSKVELQKCLKLEVKENVLLAGPSGSGKSSLIAQLAEQGNHPVFCIRGLDFVKSFPGETELELRRIFERLEQFTKTFGGMNKSILLVKDVDTLCPKLSNKKGEDMSNIARISSQFTALLDKLQISDTRNIMIGTTSYIENLDSKIRRPGRLGREIFIRIPSEKQRQKIISVLLKRTGFEIYSTVLDEIIKRTQGYAGADLELLIHAIQRSVDRNPSNEMMNAVNECLQKMRPTSLRNSIGLISGLTDTLDSIGGMEKLKKTLRVSVLGPLQHPQAFRRFGLSPLKGILLYGPPGCAKTTIARCLAAESRMTFVSVSAAEVYSPYVGHAEKLITRLFNQARLSAPAVIFLDEIDSLVGNRSMQGVRSNDVHIRVLSTLLTEMDGIGVSLQSTVATSDDSKNILVIAASNRPDMIDGALLRPGRLSKLIHVPAPDEVGRLEILKKVSAKVPLAQDVCLQQLAKQTERYSGADLQNLCSQAALHGAALDENIQQVSMAHFQHVLEESGPSLTSKQIEWYFQYEAKHKVL is encoded by the exons ATGCTCTCTCCCATTCCGATCGATCGTCAAATTACACCTGACAGCAGGCAGTTATTCATCGCACCTCAGGTATGTGAAATTTCCGCGGAATTATTCAACACAAGTGGCAGACAATTGCCAGTGGGAGCTCCGGTGGTGTGTCGTTTCTCCAACAGTGACCGGCAGTTTTTGTGCAAGTGGTTTGCTCCTCCGGATGACCACCTGAGAGTGCATTCGGTTTGCTACGTAGATCAAAGTGTGGAGCTTCTATCATCATTGACAGCGGCAGCACATAAAACTGAATTTGAGGTGCTTCACGTGAAAGACCTGCTCGCGTTAGGTGAGGAAATTTATATTTTCGAGAAGATTTCCGTAGAGCTAAGAGTCGATTGTACCAAACTAAATCTCGAGTTGACCAGAGATCGGAGGGAGCTAGCTGAGTTGGTAAAAGACCTGATACGGACGTTGTATCTTAGTAAAAACTGCATAATACGATTAGACAACTTTGAAGATACAAACTATGGAATTGTGGGTGTGCTGGTTAAAAGTACGTTGGGCCAGGGAAGCTATGGTCAAATTGACTCCTCTACCGTTCTCGAAATAGACGATATTATATTCACTGGTCACAAAAGCAAACGTTCAACTCATCTAGGAGGATTGTCCGTCTCAAAAGTAGAgttacaaaaatgtttgaaGCTAGAGGTAAAGGAAAACGTCCTGCTAGCGGGGCCTTCTGGTTCCGGAAAGAGCTCACTAATAGCCCAATTGGCTGAACAGGGAAACCATCCCGTTTTCTGTATTCGTGGGTTGGACTTTGTCAAGTCTTTCCCAGGCGAAACGGAACTAGAGCTGAGAAGGATATTTGAACGCTTAGAGCAGTTCACCAAAACTTTTGGAGGAATGAATAAATCAATCTTGTTAGTAAAAGATGTCGATACACTGTGCCCTAAACTTAGTAATAAGAAAGGAGAAGATATGTCGAATATCGCTAGAATATCTTCGCAGTTTACGGCTTTACTGGATAAGTTACAGATTTCCGATACTAGGAACATTATGATAGGAACTACTTCCTACATTGAGAATTTGGATTCAAAAATTCGCCGTCCAGGTAGGCTTGGTAGGGAGATTTTCATTCGGATACCTTCGGAAAAGCAGCGGCAGAAAATTATAAGCGTTTTACTTAAGCGCACAGGCTTTGAAATATATTCAACTGTGTTGGATGAAATTATCAAACGGACTCAAGGCTACGCAGGAGCAGATTTGGAGCTACTAATTCATGCGATCCAAAGATCCGTTGATAGGAATCCTTCAAATGAAATGATGAACGCAGTAAATGAATGTTTGCAAAAAATGAGACCAACCTCGCTTCGGAATTCCATTGGCCTGATAAGTGGGCTAACTGATACACTCGATTCCATCGGAGGAATGGAGAAATTAAAAAAGACGCTACGAGTGTCAGTCTTGGGGCCACTGCAACACCCTCAAGCATTTCGTCGATTTGGGCTAAGTCCGCTGAAAGGAATACTGCTCTATGGTCCCCCCGGGTGTGCTAAAACAACAATCGCCAGATGCTTAGCCGCCGAGTCTCGAATGACCTTCGTTTCGGTGTCTGCCGCAGAAGTGTACTCACCCTACGTTGGACATGCGGAGAAACTAATTACGCGATTGTTTAATCAAGCACGACTGAGCGCCCCAGCGGTTATTTTCCTCGATGAAATCGATTCTTTGGTGGGGAATCGAAGTATGCAAGGGGTTCGATCCAATGATGTCCACATACGAGTTCTTTCCACTTTGTTGACAGAAATGGACGGAATCGGTGTAAGTTTACAGTCGACGGTGGCAACTAGTGATGACTCGAAGAATATTTTAGTAATTGCGGCTTCTAATCGTCCGGATATGATCGATGGTGCTCTTTTGAGACCGGGGCGTCTAAGTAAGCTTATTCATGTACCCGCACCGGACGAAGTGGGTCGACTGGAGATACTGAAAAAGGTATCGGCAAAGGTTCCTCTGGCGCAGGATGTCTGCTTGCAGCAGTTGGCTAAGCAAACCGAGCGCTATTCTGGAGCAGACCTGCAAAATCTTTGCTCCCAA GCCGCCCTGCATGGTGCTGCACTGGACGAAAATATTCAGCAGGTGTCGATGGCTCACTTCCAGCACGTGCTGGAGGAAAGCGGGCCGTCGTTAAcaagcaaacaaatcgaatgGTACTTCCAATATGAAGCTAAGCATAAAGTTTTATGA